One Pieris napi chromosome 24, ilPieNapi1.2, whole genome shotgun sequence DNA window includes the following coding sequences:
- the LOC125061669 gene encoding uncharacterized protein LOC125061669 translates to MILKNNVFSELYQLRLKPHSEISQWASVILYSYEKALGKYKYKLKWENESTRNETKNNCTYIHTLNDGQESDDTDELLKNVFREVANYNYYERRNKNIRNSNKIKGPQAFFSNADRIMKPKSRTIDLSFSSLVKSPVLENSFFPYKNHDSLINNSSPTDNTYEHTDSIMNIGNNFHPISTSTPKKDRKTITKYENRKISKRPKKYQIPKKIDRSLGTKFLDVVNSSCTTIIKSIKSVFTRNTSKKENANEKCGSFTEYMRVRDQYLGDINKSSPGVKSCRTCNDTLLLQEKFQSDDCLKVTVKKLKHGINMFGCDFKVYYTMCVYITCIINWQATICNVHS, encoded by the exons atgatattaaaaaataatgtgttcTCGGAATTGTATCAGCTACGTTTGAAACCACACTCCGag ATATCACAATGGGCGTccgtaatattatattcatacgaaaaag CTTTAGGTAAATACAAGTATAAACTTAAATGGGAGAATGAATCAACAAGGAATGAAACAAAGAATAACTGTACATATATTCATACTTTAAATGATGGACAAGAAAGCGATGACACTGATGAACTGTTAAAAAATGTGTTCAGAGAAGttgcaaattataattattatgaaaggcgaaataaaaatatacgaaattcCAATAAGATAAAAGGCCCGCAAGCATTTTTCTCAAACGCAGATAGAATAATGAAACCGAAATCAAGAACTATAGATCTTTCATTTTCCTCTCTTGTAAAATCACCTGTGCTCGAAAATTCATTTTTTCCTTATAAAAACCACGAtagtctaataaataattcgtCACCTACCGACAATACTTATGAACACACTGATTCAATAATGAATATAGGTAATAATTTTCATCCCATATCCACTTCCACGCCCAAAAAAgatcgaaaaacaataacaaaatatgaaaatagaaaaattagTAAGCGTcctaaaaaatatcaaattccAAAGAAAATCGATCGTTCGCTTGGCACAAAATTTCTCGACGTTGTCAATAGTTCCTGcactacaattataaaaagcaTAAAAAGCGTGTTCACACGAAACACCTCAAAGAAGGAAAATGCAAATGAAAAATGCGGGAGTTTCACGGAATATATGAGAGTTAGGGACCAATATTTGggcgatataaataaaagttcgCCAGGTGTAAAATCTTGTAGAACGTGCAATGATACACTACTACTCCAAGAAAAATTTCAATCTGATGATTGCTTGAAAGTAACCGTGAAGAAACTCAAACATGGCATTAATATGTTCGGCTGTGATTTTAAGGTATACTATACtatgtgtgtgtatattaCGTGTATTATAAATTGGCAAGCGACTATTT gtaatgTACACtcatga
- the LOC125061872 gene encoding 2-Hydroxyacid oxidase 1: MEKYISIKDLEDAATTLLPKAAKDYYTSGATDEFTLGENKTAFQRLRIRPKCLVGISHFDLHTTILGERVTMPVGISPTAMQRMAHPDGETANVKAAQAEGVIYTLSTISTSSIEEVAEAGPNAVKWFQLYIYNDREITKRLVMRAEKAGFKAIALTVDTPIFGLRRADVRNKFTLPRHLKLANFEGHLSTKIHSTGEGSGLSHYINNLFDKTLTWDEVKWLKSITKLPIIAKGILRGDDAVKAVEAGCSGILVSNHGARQLDGVPATIEALPEVIEAVKNYNVEVYLDGGVSSGTDIYKALALGAKMVFVGRPALWGLTVGGEAGVRKMLGILRKELEYTLQIAGTPTVGDITRDMVRHESAYSRL; this comes from the exons atggaaaaatatataagtattaaagATTTGGAAGATGCAGCCACTACGTTGCTCCCGAAGGCTGCCAAGGATTATTATACAAGTGGTGCGACAGACGAATTTACGTTAGGAGAAAATAAAACCGCCTTTCAAAg gctCCGCATTAGACCAAAATGCCTCGTCGGTATTTCGCACTTCGATCTGCACACAACTATTCTAGGAGAGAGAGTCACAATGCCAGTTGGAATATCACCAACCGCAATGCAGCGGATGGCTCATCCCGATGGCGAGACAGCTAATGTTAAAG ctgCACAAGCTGAAGGTGTAATATACACTTTAAGTACAATATCAACCAGTTCCATTGAAGAAGTGGCCGAGGCTGGTCCTAATGCCGTAAAGTGGTTTCAGctttacatttataatgaCAG GGAAATCACTAAGCGACTTGTGATGAGAGCTGAAAAGGCTGGATTTAAAGCAATCGCTCTAACTGTTGATACTCCGATATTCGGATTAAGAAGGGCTGATGTTAGAAATAAGTTCACACTACCTCGTCACTTAAA ATTAGCCAATTTCGAAGGACATTTATCGACGAAGATTCACAGCACAGGGGAAGGTAGCGGCTTAAGCCATTACATTAACAacttatttgataaaacattAACTTGGGACGAAGTTAAGTGGCTAAAAAG CATTACAAAATTGCCGATCATTGCTAAAGGAATATTACGTGGGGATGACGCGGTTAAAGCGGTTGAGGCTGGTTGCTCTGGAATTCTGGTCTCTAATCATGGTGCAAGGCAGCTCGATGGAGTCCCAGCTACG attgaGGCGCTTCCTGAAGTGATAGAAGCAGTGAAGAATTATAACGTCGAAGTATACCTTGATGGAGGTGTATCGAGTGGCACAGATATATATAAAGCCCTTGCTCTCGGTGCTAAAAtg GTGTTCGTAGGACGGCCGGCACTGTGGGGTCTAACAGTAGGAGGAGAGGCGGGTGTTAGAAAAATGCTCGGTATTTTAAGAAAGGAGTTGGAATATACATTACAAATAGCgg GAACACCCACCGTAGGTGATATAACTCGAGATATGGTTCGACATGAATCGGCTTATAGCAGACTGTGA